The following coding sequences lie in one Bacteroidota bacterium genomic window:
- a CDS encoding UbiA family prenyltransferase, with protein MNFLKRFINFLLFGNIYVAIGSVCLIQSSLIQLGANNTLIYYSLLTFFATLFIYNLQRIFYAPQKDNSLFSIRRKWIFENQFTIKMLTIIGCVGVAITFFFNDYRIAFYLSPLLLLSIAYFLPAIKLRQNTLFKLVTLAFVWTMVTAVVPVLLTNTPLFSPSGILHFFVRLTFMIAICIPFDIRDMEIDKAENIFTLSQKLGENKTRWIGFGCMLIYILLIAAEFFLDLFSMKIFIALLLTAIVNAIIVFMSSSKRSEYFYTALLDGTMILQGIVMIAVNYL; from the coding sequence TTGAATTTCCTCAAACGCTTTATTAACTTTCTTCTTTTCGGCAATATTTATGTTGCAATCGGTTCTGTTTGTCTCATACAGAGCAGTCTCATTCAGCTAGGAGCAAACAACACTCTGATTTATTATTCTCTTCTTACTTTTTTTGCAACCTTATTTATCTACAACTTGCAACGGATTTTTTATGCTCCACAAAAAGATAATAGTCTTTTCTCCATTCGCAGAAAATGGATTTTTGAAAATCAATTCACCATAAAAATGCTTACCATCATTGGATGCGTGGGTGTTGCAATCACTTTTTTCTTTAACGATTATCGCATTGCATTCTACCTCTCACCACTATTACTTTTATCCATTGCCTACTTTTTGCCGGCTATCAAACTCCGACAAAATACACTCTTTAAACTCGTGACTTTGGCTTTTGTATGGACAATGGTAACTGCTGTTGTGCCAGTACTTTTAACCAACACACCACTCTTTTCCCCAAGCGGAATTCTTCATTTTTTTGTACGACTGACTTTTATGATTGCCATTTGCATTCCATTCGACATTCGCGATATGGAAATCGACAAAGCAGAAAATATTTTTACACTGAGTCAGAAATTAGGCGAAAACAAGACGCGATGGATTGGCTTCGGATGTATGCTCATCTATATTCTTCTGATTGCCGCGGAGTTTTTCCTTGACCTATTTTCGATGAAGATTTTTATCGCATTACTACTAACTGCAATAGTAAATGCAATTATCGTATTTATGAGTTCATCGAAACGGAGCGAATATTTTTATACCGCACTATTAGATGGAACAATGATTTTGCAGGGGATTGTAATGATTGCAGTCAACTACCTTTAG
- the hemL gene encoding glutamate-1-semialdehyde 2,1-aminomutase, whose protein sequence is MKREKSEALFEKAKKYFPGGVNSPVRAFRSVGGTPLFIQKGKGSHIWDADGNEFIDYCGSWGPLILGHANDKVVDAIKRTVENGSSFGAPTALENELAELILSNNKYIQKIRFVSSGTEAVMSAIRLARGYTKRNKILKFEGCYHGHSDSLLVKAGSGLVTFGNTSSAGVPESFVNETIVVSLNNEAAVKQAFAEFKDQIACVIIEPIPANNGLLLQRKEYLQFLRDICTENKTLLIFDEVINGFRVGFEGAAGYYKIQPDIITYGKIIGGGLPVGMYGASAEIMSNISPEGNVYQAGTLSGNPVAMAAGIAQLTECLKPNFYEDLEKKTQFLIENIHSHFTSSIVPFSIYSVGSIFWIAFTDKEVVRSAEEIDADSMRYFRILHKELLERGIYLGPSGYEVGFVCEAHTEEDLIKTAKAFGEALEIAMK, encoded by the coding sequence ATGAAGAGAGAAAAATCAGAAGCTTTGTTTGAGAAAGCTAAAAAATATTTTCCGGGAGGTGTAAACAGTCCAGTCCGCGCATTTCGCTCGGTTGGAGGAACACCTTTGTTTATTCAAAAAGGTAAAGGTTCCCATATTTGGGATGCCGATGGAAATGAGTTTATTGATTATTGTGGTTCTTGGGGTCCTTTGATTTTAGGTCATGCGAACGATAAAGTGGTAGATGCGATTAAAAGAACAGTAGAGAATGGAAGTTCATTCGGAGCCCCAACGGCTTTGGAGAATGAATTAGCAGAATTGATTTTAAGTAATAACAAATACATTCAAAAAATTCGTTTTGTTAGTTCAGGTACAGAAGCGGTGATGAGTGCAATTCGTTTAGCGAGAGGATATACCAAAAGAAACAAGATTTTGAAATTCGAAGGGTGTTATCATGGGCACAGTGATTCATTATTGGTAAAAGCCGGTTCGGGGTTGGTGACTTTTGGAAATACTTCATCAGCGGGGGTTCCGGAAAGTTTTGTGAATGAAACAATTGTTGTTTCATTGAACAATGAAGCCGCAGTGAAGCAAGCATTCGCTGAGTTTAAAGATCAGATCGCATGTGTGATTATTGAGCCGATTCCGGCTAACAATGGTTTGTTGTTGCAACGAAAAGAATATTTACAATTTTTACGTGACATCTGTACCGAAAATAAAACACTTTTGATTTTTGATGAAGTGATTAACGGATTCAGAGTTGGTTTTGAAGGTGCTGCAGGTTATTATAAAATTCAACCCGATATTATTACTTACGGAAAAATTATTGGTGGAGGCTTGCCTGTGGGGATGTATGGTGCTTCCGCAGAAATCATGAGCAATATTTCTCCGGAAGGAAATGTATATCAAGCAGGAACATTGAGTGGAAATCCTGTAGCGATGGCTGCCGGGATAGCGCAGTTGACGGAGTGTTTGAAGCCGAATTTTTATGAAGACTTAGAAAAAAAGACACAATTTTTAATTGAAAATATTCACTCACATTTTACTTCTTCCATTGTCCCTTTTAGCATCTATTCAGTCGGTTCCATATTCTGGATTGCTTTCACAGATAAAGAAGTTGTTCGCTCCGCAGAAGAGATTGATGCCGATTCGATGAGGTATTTTAGAATTTTGCACAAAGAATTATTGGAGCGAGGAATTTATTTGGGCCCATCCGGTTACGAAGTAGGTTTTGTATGTGAAGCACATACGGAAGAAGATTTGATAAAAACTGCAAAAGCGTTTGGTGAAGCGTTGGAAATAGCGATGAAATAA
- a CDS encoding YdeI/OmpD-associated family protein, with the protein MKLLEEDFAELKIPEELIEAFEASPEAEKMFNAFPPSYKRNYTKYVAGSKNKATRERRAIASVLRLEKEYVEKGKLAEERAEKRARIAKK; encoded by the coding sequence TTGAAATTATTAGAAGAAGATTTTGCTGAATTAAAAATACCTGAAGAATTAATAGAAGCATTTGAAGCAAGTCCGGAAGCAGAAAAAATGTTTAATGCTTTTCCACCTTCTTACAAAAGAAATTATACAAAATATGTTGCTGGATCCAAAAACAAAGCAACAAGAGAAAGGAGAGCAATAGCAAGTGTATTGCGACTTGAAAAAGAATACGTTGAGAAAGGGAAATTAGCCGAAGAGAGGGCTGAGAAAAGGGCTAGAATTGCTAAAAAATAG
- a CDS encoding tetratricopeptide repeat protein, which yields MHTFAQPGTDEQLALQFYQNKEFDKALDYYEKLYNKKSPQEFYLPYLNCLLETKDFKKAEKIARKQIKQNPDAPNFIVDLGTVYTLSEDPEKAKSTWESAIKAIKYDEQVFSVANAFLKIRQYDFALATYLKGRKISENNYPFSFELADVYKMKGDNIAMINEYLDVLEKQESYIQSVQNALQTSFGNEADQKQNEQLKTELLKRISKNPDKTILSELLIWMQIQQKDWEGAFVQAKALDKRKKEEGNRVMGLAQLFAQNEAYDVSIKAYNYVIAKGPDIYYYTNARIELLNVYYQKVVSKGNYTPLDLTELEKNYLTTIEELGKSPSTVPLLKNLAHLQAFYLNKTDEAKTILEEAINMPKLAPITQAECKLELADVLLMTGDIWEASLRYSQVEKAFKYDVIGQEAKFRVARISYYTGDFGWAQTQLDVLKGATSKLIANDALQLSLTISDALAIDTNEAPLELFAMADLFAFRNLDAEAFLLFDSLNKTYPNHALADDIVYKKAQIALKKMQFEKAAEYFEEILKNYGEDILADDALFKLADLYENQFKNTDKAKELYQQLLEKYPDSLYVVEARKRFRKLRGDSIN from the coding sequence TTGCACACATTTGCTCAACCCGGAACAGATGAGCAATTGGCTTTGCAATTTTATCAAAACAAAGAATTTGATAAAGCATTGGATTATTACGAAAAGCTCTACAATAAAAAATCTCCGCAAGAATTTTATCTGCCATATTTAAATTGTTTGCTCGAAACAAAAGATTTTAAGAAAGCAGAAAAGATTGCAAGAAAACAAATTAAACAAAACCCAGATGCACCCAACTTCATCGTTGATTTAGGAACGGTGTATACACTTTCTGAAGATCCTGAAAAAGCAAAATCTACCTGGGAATCGGCCATCAAAGCAATTAAATATGACGAACAGGTATTTTCTGTGGCCAACGCTTTTCTTAAAATTCGTCAATACGATTTTGCCTTAGCGACTTATTTGAAAGGAAGAAAAATTTCTGAAAATAATTATCCGTTTAGCTTTGAGCTGGCTGATGTTTATAAAATGAAAGGCGATAATATCGCCATGATTAACGAGTATCTGGATGTTTTGGAAAAACAAGAATCCTACATTCAAAGCGTTCAAAATGCATTGCAAACCAGCTTCGGGAACGAAGCCGATCAAAAACAAAACGAACAATTAAAAACAGAACTCCTTAAACGCATTTCAAAAAATCCGGATAAAACAATTTTATCGGAATTACTAATTTGGATGCAAATTCAGCAGAAAGACTGGGAAGGTGCTTTTGTACAGGCAAAAGCATTGGACAAAAGAAAAAAGGAAGAAGGCAATCGTGTGATGGGACTCGCACAACTTTTTGCACAAAACGAAGCCTACGATGTTTCCATTAAAGCTTACAACTATGTGATTGCAAAAGGTCCAGATATTTATTATTACACCAATGCACGCATCGAACTTTTGAATGTCTACTATCAAAAAGTTGTTTCCAAAGGAAACTATACACCACTCGATTTAACTGAATTAGAAAAAAATTATTTAACGACCATCGAAGAGTTAGGTAAATCACCGAGCACTGTTCCTTTATTAAAAAATCTGGCGCACCTTCAAGCTTTCTATTTAAACAAAACCGATGAGGCAAAAACCATTCTGGAAGAAGCGATAAACATGCCTAAATTAGCACCGATAACGCAGGCTGAATGCAAATTAGAGTTGGCTGATGTACTATTAATGACAGGTGATATCTGGGAAGCATCCTTACGTTATTCACAAGTAGAAAAAGCATTTAAGTACGATGTTATCGGACAAGAAGCAAAATTTAGAGTTGCAAGAATTTCTTATTACACAGGAGATTTCGGCTGGGCCCAAACACAACTGGATGTTTTGAAAGGTGCAACATCAAAGTTAATCGCCAATGACGCATTGCAACTCTCATTAACCATCAGTGATGCATTGGCAATCGATACGAATGAAGCACCGCTAGAACTCTTTGCTATGGCCGATTTATTCGCTTTCCGCAATTTGGATGCAGAGGCATTTCTACTTTTTGATTCTTTAAATAAGACCTATCCTAACCATGCACTCGCAGATGATATCGTTTATAAAAAAGCGCAAATTGCACTCAAAAAAATGCAGTTCGAAAAAGCAGCTGAATACTTTGAAGAAATTCTAAAAAATTATGGCGAGGACATTCTTGCTGATGATGCATTGTTTAAACTAGCCGACCTTTATGAAAATCAATTTAAAAACACAGATAAAGCAAAAGAACTTTATCAACAGCTATTAGAAAAATATCCGGATAGCTTGTATGTGGTGGAAGCACGAAAACGCTTCCGGAAATTAAGAGGAGATAGTATTAACTAA
- a CDS encoding DUF1905 domain-containing protein has protein sequence MSKQKFKVQMQKMGAWVVVITPIDVKKVFGRKGHVRVKGTIDGYPFDDTSLMPMRTGEYCMAIRQEIRKAIRKGPNDTIEIIRRRFC, from the coding sequence ATGTCAAAACAGAAATTCAAAGTACAAATGCAAAAAATGGGAGCATGGGTAGTCGTGATTACTCCTATCGATGTAAAAAAAGTATTTGGAAGAAAAGGGCATGTCAGAGTAAAAGGAACGATTGATGGTTATCCGTTTGACGACACTTCTTTGATGCCGATGCGAACAGGTGAATATTGTATGGCGATTCGGCAAGAAATCAGAAAAGCGATACGAAAAGGACCGAATGATACGATTGAAATTATTAGAAGAAGATTTTGCTGA
- the kynU gene encoding kynureninase, producing the protein MTYQNTLAFAKQQDAADPLKSYREKFYFPIMHGRETVYFTGNSLGLQPKATQDYILNELEDWATFGVEGHFHARKPWMPYHEQFAEPIAKIVGAKPEEVVVMNQLTVNLHLLLVSFYRPTKTRYKILCEAKAFPSDQYALESQVKFHGLNPDDAIIEVAPREGEVCIRHEDILAAIEKNKDSIATILIGGVNYYNGQVFDMKGITEAGQKIGATVGFDLAHAAGNLKLELHNWNVDFACWCSYKYLNSGPGGVAGAFIHQRHLNKPEIIRFAGWWGHDKNTRFKMNKGFVPMPTAEAWQMSNAPVLSMAAHKASVDIFNEVGMDALVSKAEQLTGFLEFIIDDINKSLDTKLEIITPRDKKQRGCQLSIVAHGRGKELFNKLTEAGIISDWREPNVIRCAPVPLYNSFEDVFRFGEILKAAL; encoded by the coding sequence ATGACCTATCAGAACACACTAGCGTTTGCAAAACAACAAGACGCTGCCGATCCCTTAAAAAGCTACCGTGAAAAATTTTATTTCCCGATCATGCACGGCCGTGAAACCGTTTACTTCACAGGAAACTCACTTGGATTGCAACCGAAAGCAACACAAGATTATATTCTAAATGAATTAGAAGATTGGGCAACATTTGGTGTTGAAGGCCACTTTCATGCTCGTAAACCATGGATGCCTTATCACGAACAATTTGCTGAACCGATTGCAAAAATTGTTGGTGCAAAACCCGAAGAAGTAGTGGTTATGAACCAACTCACTGTCAATTTACACTTGCTATTGGTTAGTTTTTATCGCCCTACCAAAACTCGTTATAAAATTTTATGTGAAGCAAAAGCTTTTCCATCCGACCAATATGCATTGGAATCGCAAGTGAAGTTTCATGGATTAAATCCTGACGATGCAATCATTGAAGTAGCACCCCGCGAAGGTGAAGTTTGTATCCGACATGAAGATATTTTAGCCGCAATCGAAAAAAACAAAGATTCAATTGCAACCATTCTGATTGGTGGGGTAAATTATTATAACGGTCAAGTGTTCGACATGAAAGGCATTACCGAAGCCGGACAAAAAATCGGTGCAACGGTTGGGTTCGATTTAGCACATGCTGCCGGAAATTTAAAATTGGAATTACACAACTGGAATGTTGATTTTGCTTGTTGGTGCAGTTATAAATATTTGAACTCCGGTCCAGGTGGTGTTGCAGGTGCATTCATTCACCAACGCCATTTAAACAAACCTGAAATTATTCGGTTTGCAGGATGGTGGGGACATGATAAAAACACACGTTTTAAAATGAACAAAGGCTTTGTTCCTATGCCAACAGCAGAAGCTTGGCAGATGAGCAATGCGCCTGTTTTATCTATGGCAGCGCACAAAGCGTCCGTTGATATTTTTAATGAAGTTGGAATGGATGCATTGGTTTCCAAAGCAGAACAACTAACCGGATTTTTAGAATTTATCATTGATGACATCAATAAATCATTGGATACAAAATTAGAAATCATTACTCCAAGAGATAAGAAACAACGTGGCTGTCAACTATCCATTGTTGCTCATGGAAGAGGAAAAGAATTATTCAACAAACTAACTGAAGCAGGAATTATTTCCGATTGGCGTGAGCCGAATGTAATTCGCTGCGCACCTGTTCCCTTGTATAATTCGTTTGAAGATGTTTTTAGATTCGGAGAGATTTTAAAAGCTGCATTATAA
- a CDS encoding FAD-dependent monooxygenase, giving the protein MSQKTATIVGAGLVGSLWAVYLSKAGYKVTIVERRPDIRKAEISAGKSINLALSDRGWKALDTVGIGDEIRKIAIAMPGRIMHDLKGNLSYQPYGKEGQAIYSVSRGGLNARMMTIAEEVGNAEIFYNERCTDVDLVKGIVSTEHGETKEKKTYHSDVVFAADGAFSAVRYNAMQKLDRFDYSQRFIEDGYREILLPANPDGSYPIEKHALHIWPRGRFMLIALPNEDGSFTCTLFMPMQGEKSFESLKTKENVNEFFKTTFPDFYTMMPNIADAWENHPLSALAIIRCYPWTHGKTALMGDAAHATVPFFGQGMNCGFEDCTVMWQLMQKHKEDWTKVFEEYQILRKPDGDGVQDLSLQNYHVMRDYVADPKFLLQKKIEAHFSEKHPDKWMPVYSQVTFSHIRYSEAFRVGNQQDEIMKKVMAMFPDIETKWNSEEVEKAILNSL; this is encoded by the coding sequence ATGAGTCAAAAAACAGCAACAATCGTAGGTGCAGGATTAGTCGGTTCACTCTGGGCAGTTTATTTATCAAAAGCCGGATATAAAGTAACCATTGTAGAGCGCAGACCAGATATTCGTAAAGCTGAAATATCAGCCGGAAAATCAATCAACTTGGCATTATCAGACAGAGGTTGGAAAGCATTAGACACGGTTGGAATTGGTGACGAAATCAGAAAAATTGCCATTGCCATGCCGGGCAGAATCATGCACGACTTAAAAGGAAATTTATCCTACCAACCTTACGGAAAAGAAGGACAAGCCATCTATTCGGTTTCGAGAGGTGGGTTGAATGCTCGCATGATGACAATCGCGGAAGAAGTTGGGAATGCTGAAATATTTTATAACGAACGTTGCACCGATGTTGATTTAGTAAAAGGAATTGTTTCCACCGAACATGGTGAAACAAAAGAAAAGAAAACCTATCACTCCGATGTTGTTTTCGCTGCCGATGGCGCCTTTTCTGCTGTCCGTTACAACGCCATGCAAAAACTGGATCGATTTGATTACAGTCAGCGTTTTATTGAAGATGGTTATCGCGAAATTCTATTGCCGGCAAATCCGGATGGCTCTTACCCAATCGAAAAACACGCTTTACACATTTGGCCCCGTGGAAGATTTATGTTGATTGCTTTACCGAATGAGGACGGTTCTTTTACTTGCACACTCTTTATGCCAATGCAAGGAGAAAAATCTTTTGAATCGTTAAAAACAAAAGAAAATGTAAATGAATTTTTCAAAACTACGTTCCCTGATTTTTACACCATGATGCCCAACATTGCGGATGCGTGGGAAAACCATCCATTATCTGCTTTGGCAATTATACGTTGTTATCCATGGACACATGGGAAAACAGCATTAATGGGCGATGCAGCACATGCTACGGTTCCATTTTTCGGACAAGGGATGAACTGCGGTTTTGAAGATTGTACCGTTATGTGGCAATTGATGCAAAAGCACAAGGAAGATTGGACAAAAGTATTTGAAGAATATCAAATATTGCGTAAGCCGGATGGGGATGGCGTTCAAGACTTATCCTTACAAAATTATCATGTGATGCGCGACTATGTTGCTGACCCAAAATTTTTATTGCAGAAGAAAATCGAAGCACATTTTTCAGAAAAACATCCCGACAAATGGATGCCGGTTTACAGTCAAGTTACCTTCAGCCACATTCGCTACTCTGAGGCATTCAGAGTAGGAAACCAGCAAGATGAAATTATGAAAAAAGTGATGGCTATGTTCCCTGATATCGAAACGAAATGGAACAGCGAAGAAGTGGAGAAAGCAATTTTGAATAGTCTTTAG
- the gcvP gene encoding aminomethyl-transferring glycine dehydrogenase yields MITTDKFVNRHNGPRENDVKAMLAKIGAKSVDELIDQTIPAAIRLKKPLNLSAGMTEYNYHKHLRAIASKNKIFKTYIGLGYSNTIIPPVVQRNVLENPGWYTAYTPYQAEISQGRLEALLNFQTMIMDLTGMEIANASLLDEATAAAEAMAMLFSNRNRDQVKNGANKFFVSNECYPQTIDLLKTRSTPLGIELVIGDWKVAKLDATVYGAILQYPTIDGKVNDYADFVKNAKANGIAIAVAADILSLVLLTPPGEWGADVVVGNSQRFGVPMGYGGPHAAFFACREEYKRIIPGRIIGVSVDAQGNPALRMALQTREQHIRRDKATSNICTAQALLAIMASMYAVYHGPDGIKGIAQQVHLSAVALAAELKKLGYGIENDSFFDTIKITGTDNAKVKQLAEAASINFRYTDTGISIAVDQTTDADDLNAIIDIFAKAVNKAGSKLTQELVFSQKANIAVRKSAILTHAIFNTYHSESEMMRYIKRLENKDLSLTHSMISLGSCTMKLNAASELMPITWPEFANIHPFVPMDQAAGYIEMIDELDRSLSEITGFAKMSFQPNSGAQGEYAGLLVIQAYHQSRGDSHRNIALIPTSAHGTNPASAAMCGMKIVLVKCDEKGNIDVNDMREKAVLHKDNLACLMVTYPSTHGVYEESIIEITNIIHENGGQVYMDGANMNAQVGLTSPGNIGADVCHLNLHKTFAIPHGGGGPGMGPIGVAKQLVPFLPSHVLVKTGGEKGISAVSAAPFGSSLILLISYGYIKMLGGEGVTEATKIAILNANYIKETLKGHYPTLYSGKNGRCAHEMILDCVEFKRLGGVEVGDIAKRLMDYGYHAPTVSFPVHDTLMVEPTESESKEELDRFCSAMISIKKEIDEIISGKADKEDNVIKNAPHTAKSVISDDWKHGYSREKAVYPLKWVKESKFWPSVARIDNAHGDRNLICACPPIEAYAEPELA; encoded by the coding sequence ATGATCACAACCGACAAATTTGTAAACCGCCACAATGGCCCACGCGAAAATGACGTAAAAGCCATGCTTGCTAAAATTGGAGCAAAAAGTGTAGATGAATTAATTGACCAAACTATTCCTGCCGCAATTCGATTGAAGAAGCCTTTGAATCTATCAGCGGGAATGACAGAATATAACTACCATAAGCATTTGCGTGCAATTGCTTCAAAAAATAAAATTTTCAAAACCTATATTGGTTTAGGGTATAGTAATACCATTATTCCTCCAGTAGTTCAACGCAATGTGTTGGAAAATCCGGGTTGGTATACGGCATATACTCCTTATCAGGCAGAAATTTCACAAGGTCGTTTAGAAGCCTTGTTGAATTTTCAAACGATGATTATGGATTTAACCGGGATGGAAATTGCAAATGCTTCTTTGTTGGATGAGGCAACCGCAGCAGCAGAAGCGATGGCTATGTTGTTTAGTAATCGTAACCGTGACCAAGTAAAAAACGGTGCGAATAAGTTTTTTGTTTCAAACGAATGTTATCCTCAAACGATTGATTTGTTAAAAACACGTTCTACTCCTTTAGGAATTGAGTTGGTGATTGGTGATTGGAAAGTTGCAAAGTTGGATGCCACGGTGTATGGTGCTATTTTACAATATCCTACAATTGATGGGAAAGTAAATGATTATGCTGATTTTGTAAAAAATGCAAAAGCAAATGGAATTGCCATTGCCGTTGCTGCAGATATTTTGAGTTTAGTATTGTTAACACCTCCGGGTGAATGGGGAGCAGATGTTGTGGTTGGTAATTCACAACGTTTTGGAGTTCCAATGGGTTATGGCGGTCCTCATGCTGCATTTTTTGCTTGCCGAGAAGAATATAAACGCATTATCCCAGGTCGTATCATTGGGGTTTCTGTGGATGCGCAAGGTAATCCGGCTTTGCGTATGGCATTGCAAACACGTGAGCAACATATTCGCAGAGATAAAGCGACATCCAACATTTGTACTGCTCAGGCTTTATTAGCAATTATGGCGAGTATGTATGCGGTTTATCATGGCCCTGATGGTATTAAAGGCATTGCGCAACAAGTGCATTTGTCGGCTGTAGCATTGGCTGCTGAGTTGAAAAAATTAGGCTATGGCATTGAGAACGATTCCTTTTTTGATACGATAAAAATTACCGGAACTGATAATGCAAAGGTTAAGCAATTAGCTGAAGCAGCTTCCATTAATTTCCGTTATACAGATACAGGAATCTCAATTGCAGTGGATCAAACAACAGATGCGGATGATTTAAATGCAATCATCGATATCTTTGCAAAAGCAGTAAACAAAGCTGGTTCAAAACTGACACAAGAACTTGTTTTTTCTCAAAAGGCAAACATCGCTGTTCGTAAATCAGCTATTTTAACACATGCTATTTTTAATACCTATCATTCCGAATCGGAAATGATGCGCTACATCAAACGTTTGGAGAATAAAGATTTATCCTTAACCCATTCGATGATTTCATTGGGTTCATGTACGATGAAATTAAATGCAGCTTCCGAATTAATGCCAATCACATGGCCGGAGTTTGCAAACATTCATCCGTTTGTTCCTATGGATCAGGCTGCAGGATATATCGAAATGATTGATGAGTTAGATCGTTCGTTGAGTGAAATTACAGGATTTGCAAAAATGAGTTTTCAGCCAAATTCAGGTGCTCAGGGTGAATATGCCGGCTTGTTGGTAATTCAAGCATACCATCAATCACGTGGTGATTCACACCGCAATATTGCATTGATTCCAACTTCAGCACATGGAACAAATCCTGCAAGTGCTGCAATGTGTGGGATGAAAATTGTGTTGGTGAAATGTGACGAAAAAGGAAATATTGACGTGAACGACATGCGCGAAAAAGCGGTGTTGCATAAAGATAACTTAGCATGTTTAATGGTGACCTATCCTAGTACTCATGGAGTATATGAGGAAAGCATAATTGAAATTACGAATATCATTCATGAAAATGGCGGACAAGTATATATGGATGGTGCGAACATGAATGCACAAGTTGGATTAACATCTCCGGGAAATATTGGTGCAGATGTATGTCACTTAAATTTACATAAAACATTCGCTATCCCTCATGGTGGCGGTGGACCGGGCATGGGACCAATCGGTGTTGCAAAACAATTGGTGCCATTTTTACCTTCGCATGTCTTGGTAAAAACAGGTGGCGAAAAAGGCATTTCAGCTGTATCTGCGGCCCCTTTCGGTAGTTCATTGATTTTATTGATTTCTTACGGATACATTAAAATGTTGGGAGGAGAAGGAGTTACTGAGGCTACTAAAATCGCTATTTTGAATGCAAATTATATCAAGGAAACATTAAAAGGCCATTATCCGACCTTGTACAGTGGTAAAAATGGTAGATGTGCCCATGAAATGATTTTGGATTGTGTTGAGTTTAAGCGCCTTGGTGGAGTTGAAGTAGGGGATATAGCAAAGCGTTTGATGGATTATGGCTATCATGCTCCAACGGTTTCTTTCCCTGTTCATGATACATTAATGGTAGAGCCGACAGAAAGCGAGTCGAAAGAAGAATTGGATCGTTTTTGTTCCGCTATGATATCCATTAAGAAAGAAATTGATGAAATCATCTCTGGAAAAGCAGATAAAGAAGACAATGTGATAAAAAATGCACCTCATACGGCAAAATCGGTGATTTCGGATGATTGGAAGCATGGTTATTCTCGCGAAAAGGCAGTTTATCCGTTAAAATGGGTGAAAGAATCTAAATTTTGGCCAAGTGTGGCAAGGATAGATAACGCTCACGGAGACAGGAACTTAATCTGTGCTTGTCCGCCAATTGAGGCCTATGCTGAACCCGAATTGGCATAG